Proteins from one Chitinophaga oryzae genomic window:
- a CDS encoding SusC/RagA family TonB-linked outer membrane protein, with protein MKKGLFLWLFVTICMLQAYAQTRTITGKVTDAKDGTPLPGVNVLVKGTSKGTISGPDGQFKLEAPAGASLIFSFVGYANQTIVTDASGNALTVALKGSNQSLNELVVTALGIKRDKRTLTYATQEVKGASIVEAKQNNLVNALSGKVAGVQITNSSGMPGSSARIVIRGNSSLTGGNQALVVIDGIPMDNNEAGNPDGALSGGGTSNRAADIDPNIIESINVLKGSAATALYGSAAAKGAIIITTKNGMGAGSGKPTVSVGTSYSFENPILPSFQSKYAQGTGGKYVNGNAGQLGSTSWGPLIDTLKVGGVPVPKRDNVKDFFRTGHTTDNNVSVSGFGDKSNYLVSYSFLKTNGTMPNTDYSRHALFVKYGVELAKNLRLTTQFNYIYSDNHRLLEGNSLASPLWTVYAAPISWNPLPTTKPDGSQQVYRAARNNPYWLLDNTGLRDKTNRIIPVINLSYSPLSWLTITERFGADMYVNNTDYHENVGVIGSKSVDGRLYKRDIQYQQFNHDLMIQARKNFGEDWTTDLLIGNNILSNYNNNNYVEGVALSVPGLYTVANTSNVSSTYNLYKSRKVGFYAQANVEWRKMLTLALTGRYDGSSVLSKDKQFYPYGSVSGGFIFTEALGMSDNNILNFGKLRVSYSAVGNDNVGPYSLTTPYIKASVGNVNFPFQGQNGYLQSTTYGFPLKNESVKEFEVGLETKFFRNRAGLEISYFDKKSEDLITTSPLSGASGYPTATMNSGDMRNKGVEVVLNITPVKTKNLTWDIGVNYTKIKNTVTRLAPGLESIFLAGFTTPGIYAFADKGYGVIMGTHFKRNDAGQMLLSDDGYPQVADDIAPIGYVTPKWLGGITSTLTWKALTFSFVLDHKHGGDILNLDNHYLLFYGTPKVTENRGSNVVFPGIIESTQKQNTLSVPLTQGYYTDIYSAADESSIEDGSYLKLRQVSLGYNFGGMLKGTPFKSLALNVTGTNFILHKNYTGSDPEVSLNGSGNGQGFANFMAPSNHTVIIGLKATF; from the coding sequence ATGAAGAAAGGATTATTCCTTTGGTTGTTCGTGACCATCTGTATGCTGCAGGCATACGCGCAAACACGGACCATTACCGGTAAAGTAACCGATGCTAAAGACGGCACTCCCTTGCCTGGTGTAAACGTGCTCGTTAAAGGAACTTCAAAAGGCACTATTTCCGGGCCGGACGGACAATTCAAGCTGGAAGCGCCCGCAGGAGCCTCCCTCATCTTTTCCTTTGTGGGATATGCCAACCAGACCATTGTGACAGACGCCAGCGGCAACGCGCTCACAGTGGCCCTCAAAGGCAGCAACCAGTCACTCAACGAACTGGTGGTAACAGCATTGGGTATCAAACGCGACAAACGCACCCTCACCTACGCTACACAGGAAGTGAAAGGCGCCTCCATCGTGGAAGCGAAACAAAACAACCTGGTAAATGCCCTCTCCGGTAAAGTGGCTGGCGTACAGATCACCAACTCCAGCGGTATGCCCGGAAGCTCCGCCAGGATCGTGATCCGCGGTAACAGCTCCCTCACCGGCGGCAACCAGGCCCTTGTCGTGATCGATGGTATCCCCATGGACAACAATGAGGCTGGTAACCCTGATGGCGCCCTCAGTGGCGGCGGTACTTCCAACCGCGCTGCCGATATTGATCCTAACATCATCGAAAGCATCAACGTGCTGAAAGGCTCCGCAGCAACTGCTCTCTATGGTTCCGCTGCTGCCAAAGGCGCGATCATCATCACTACTAAAAACGGTATGGGCGCCGGCTCAGGTAAACCCACCGTCTCCGTAGGCACCAGCTACTCTTTCGAAAATCCTATCCTGCCGAGCTTCCAGAGCAAATATGCACAGGGAACCGGTGGTAAATATGTAAATGGTAATGCAGGCCAGTTAGGCTCCACTTCCTGGGGTCCACTCATCGATACCCTGAAGGTAGGCGGAGTACCTGTTCCTAAAAGAGATAACGTAAAAGACTTCTTCCGCACAGGTCACACCACGGATAACAACGTGTCCGTAAGCGGTTTCGGAGATAAGTCCAATTACCTGGTATCTTACTCTTTCCTGAAGACTAACGGTACCATGCCTAACACCGATTATTCCAGGCATGCGCTGTTCGTAAAATATGGTGTAGAACTGGCTAAAAACCTTCGCCTCACCACGCAGTTCAACTACATCTACTCCGATAACCACCGTTTGCTGGAAGGTAACAGCCTCGCCAGCCCGCTGTGGACCGTCTATGCCGCGCCTATCTCCTGGAATCCGCTGCCAACTACTAAACCAGACGGCTCCCAGCAGGTGTACCGCGCTGCCCGTAACAACCCTTACTGGCTCCTGGATAACACCGGCCTGCGCGATAAAACCAACCGCATCATCCCGGTGATCAACCTGTCTTATTCTCCGCTCTCCTGGCTGACCATCACCGAAAGATTCGGCGCCGATATGTATGTTAACAATACCGATTATCATGAAAATGTGGGCGTTATCGGTTCTAAATCTGTTGACGGCAGATTATATAAACGCGATATCCAGTACCAGCAGTTCAACCACGACCTGATGATACAAGCGCGCAAAAACTTCGGTGAAGACTGGACCACCGACCTGCTCATCGGTAACAACATCCTGTCCAACTACAACAACAATAACTACGTGGAAGGTGTGGCGTTATCTGTTCCCGGTCTGTATACCGTTGCTAACACCAGCAACGTGAGCTCTACCTACAACCTGTACAAAAGCAGAAAAGTAGGTTTCTACGCACAGGCAAACGTGGAATGGAGAAAGATGCTGACACTGGCCCTCACCGGCCGTTACGACGGTTCTTCCGTACTGTCTAAAGACAAACAGTTCTACCCTTACGGATCTGTAAGCGGCGGCTTTATCTTCACCGAAGCGCTGGGCATGTCCGACAACAATATCCTGAACTTCGGTAAACTGAGAGTGTCCTATTCCGCAGTAGGTAACGACAACGTAGGTCCTTACTCGTTAACAACACCTTACATTAAGGCATCTGTGGGTAACGTTAATTTCCCCTTCCAGGGACAGAACGGTTATCTGCAAAGCACTACTTACGGTTTCCCGCTTAAAAACGAAAGCGTGAAGGAATTCGAAGTAGGTCTGGAAACCAAATTCTTCCGGAACAGAGCCGGACTGGAAATAAGCTATTTCGATAAGAAAAGTGAAGACCTGATCACCACTTCTCCGCTTTCCGGCGCTTCCGGTTACCCTACCGCTACAATGAACTCCGGCGATATGCGCAACAAAGGCGTAGAAGTAGTATTGAATATTACACCGGTGAAAACCAAAAACCTGACATGGGACATCGGTGTTAACTACACAAAAATCAAGAACACTGTGACCAGGCTGGCGCCAGGTTTGGAGAGCATCTTCCTCGCCGGTTTCACTACCCCTGGTATCTACGCTTTTGCTGACAAGGGTTATGGCGTGATCATGGGTACTCACTTCAAACGCAACGATGCAGGGCAGATGCTGCTGAGCGATGACGGTTATCCGCAGGTGGCAGACGATATCGCCCCTATCGGTTATGTAACGCCGAAATGGCTGGGTGGTATCACCAGCACCCTCACCTGGAAAGCGCTGACCTTCTCCTTCGTACTGGACCACAAACATGGCGGCGACATCCTCAACCTGGACAACCACTACCTGCTGTTCTACGGTACGCCTAAAGTAACCGAGAACCGCGGTTCCAATGTGGTATTCCCAGGTATCATTGAAAGCACCCAAAAACAGAATACACTGTCAGTGCCATTAACACAGGGCTATTATACCGATATCTATTCTGCGGCAGATGAAAGCTCTATCGAAGACGGTTCTTACCTGAAATTAAGGCAGGTGTCACTGGGTTACAATTTCGGCGGTATGCTGAAAGGAACACCTTTTAAATCACTGGCGCTGAACGTTACAGGTACCAACTTTATCCTGCATAAAAACTATACCGGTTCAGATCCGGAAGTGAGCCTCAACGGAAGTGGTAACGGACAAGGTTTTGCCAACTTCATGGCGCCGTCCAACCACACCGTGATCATCGGTTTAAAAGCAACCTTTTAG
- a CDS encoding SusD/RagB family nutrient-binding outer membrane lipoprotein, protein MRRLYIATIFLGTVLLGSGCKKFLDVNQDPNNPMDVSEKLILPPVEVTVSTQVVGGYNGVNNAYWMQQLSQNQPSPGQETFRIFPVDVDNTWTYYIYPNILNNLRLMMNQARTAGHNEYMAIGKTLYAFNLAIATDVWGNVPSSEAMKLPEVSRPKYDSQESIYQQLQVLLDSAIYYAGQPKSAIAPGTDDYIYQGNMAKWKKLAYMLKARFYLRLTKAPGHTAAAQADLALAALANAFADNSDNATVSYTGGAQAESPWFKNTEPGAGGVVMNKTFIDFLKNNNDPRLPIIATKDVDGGYTGRVPGATTIPDPTVLSQVNSFYAAADAPLFLATYAEALFIKAEATFIKSGAAAATPVYQAAIKAHMDMLKVDGAAAQAYINSRPALTAANGIKEIIYEKYVAGFLSIETYNDWRRTGYPELQLPENPFVNYIPRRWPYPSNEILANPQPDHKVTTADRVWWDAK, encoded by the coding sequence ATGAGAAGACTATATATAGCCACCATATTTTTAGGTACCGTGCTGTTGGGTAGCGGCTGTAAAAAATTCCTGGATGTGAACCAGGACCCTAATAACCCGATGGACGTATCGGAGAAACTGATCCTTCCGCCCGTGGAAGTGACCGTGTCCACACAGGTGGTAGGCGGCTACAATGGCGTAAATAATGCCTACTGGATGCAACAGCTGTCTCAAAACCAGCCGTCTCCCGGCCAGGAAACGTTCCGTATTTTTCCGGTGGATGTGGATAACACCTGGACGTATTACATCTATCCGAACATCCTTAATAACCTGCGCCTGATGATGAACCAGGCAAGGACTGCCGGTCATAATGAATACATGGCGATCGGTAAAACGCTGTATGCCTTTAACCTCGCTATTGCCACCGACGTGTGGGGCAATGTGCCTTCCAGTGAGGCCATGAAGCTGCCGGAGGTTTCCAGGCCGAAATATGACAGCCAGGAATCGATTTATCAGCAACTGCAGGTACTGCTGGACAGCGCCATCTATTACGCTGGTCAACCGAAAAGCGCTATCGCTCCCGGTACAGACGATTACATCTACCAGGGTAATATGGCAAAGTGGAAAAAACTGGCTTATATGCTGAAAGCCCGTTTTTACCTGCGCCTCACCAAAGCGCCTGGCCATACCGCTGCTGCTCAGGCTGATCTGGCACTGGCTGCGCTGGCCAACGCTTTCGCGGACAACAGCGACAACGCAACGGTGTCTTACACCGGCGGCGCACAGGCCGAAAGCCCCTGGTTTAAAAATACAGAACCCGGCGCCGGCGGCGTGGTGATGAACAAAACGTTCATCGACTTCCTGAAAAACAATAATGACCCGCGTCTGCCCATCATCGCCACCAAAGACGTTGACGGCGGATATACCGGCCGCGTACCGGGCGCTACTACCATCCCCGACCCGACAGTGCTTTCACAGGTAAACAGCTTCTACGCAGCAGCCGATGCGCCGCTGTTCCTCGCTACCTATGCCGAAGCGCTGTTCATCAAGGCGGAAGCCACTTTCATCAAATCCGGCGCCGCCGCCGCCACGCCTGTTTACCAGGCAGCGATCAAAGCGCACATGGACATGCTGAAAGTAGACGGCGCTGCGGCGCAGGCGTATATCAACAGCCGCCCTGCACTCACCGCTGCCAATGGCATCAAAGAAATCATCTACGAAAAATACGTGGCCGGCTTCCTCTCCATCGAAACGTACAACGACTGGAGACGTACCGGTTA